Proteins encoded together in one Pseudomonas sp. ADAK13 window:
- a CDS encoding type II toxin-antitoxin system PemK/MazF family toxin, whose amino-acid sequence MPLYYHPKQGDVLLCDFTRGFVAPEMLKIRKVVVISPTATHNRKLCTVVPISSTAPDIQHDWHHLLRTNPLHTDGYKALWVKCDMIYTVSFERLDKLHRKTRSTGREYFVPRLGTEDMRGVIDGVKAYLPL is encoded by the coding sequence TTGCCTCTCTACTACCATCCCAAACAAGGCGATGTACTTCTATGCGACTTCACGCGGGGCTTTGTGGCACCTGAAATGTTGAAGATCCGCAAAGTCGTCGTCATATCACCTACTGCCACACACAATCGAAAACTGTGCACAGTGGTCCCGATCTCCTCCACCGCCCCTGATATTCAGCACGATTGGCACCATTTATTGCGGACCAACCCACTGCACACCGATGGCTATAAAGCGCTATGGGTGAAATGCGACATGATCTACACCGTCAGTTTCGAGCGACTGGATAAACTGCACAGGAAGACCAGGAGCACAGGGCGAGAGTATTTCGTGCCGCGCCTGGGCACAGAGGATATGCGGGGCGTGATTGATGGCGTGAAAGCCTATCTCCCCCTCTGA
- a CDS encoding NAD(P)H-hydrate dehydratase translates to MPQTKHEIPDVQHLLPGQLPQLAARSPDAHKGQFGHVLLIGGDRGFGGAALLSAESALRSGAGMVSLATRSEHVAAALARLPEVMTVGVHSANQLIGLLEKISVIVIGPGLGEASWGKSLLSVAANATQPQVWDADALNLLAAGKVSLPDNCVITPHPGEAARLMGISTAEVQADRLNVARALSQKFNAVAILKGAGSLIARPDGHVARCDQGHPAMATAGLGDVLAGLVGALLAQGMPAFDAACLAVWLHATAGDRQGTFGRGLAASDLIPAIRQLLEEQSPCLK, encoded by the coding sequence ATGCCGCAGACAAAACACGAAATACCCGACGTTCAGCACCTGTTGCCCGGCCAATTGCCGCAACTCGCTGCGCGTTCCCCGGACGCCCATAAAGGCCAGTTCGGCCATGTATTGCTGATCGGTGGCGACCGGGGTTTTGGCGGCGCGGCCTTGCTCAGCGCCGAAAGCGCCCTGCGCAGCGGTGCCGGCATGGTTTCCCTCGCGACCCGCAGCGAGCACGTAGCGGCGGCGCTGGCCCGGTTGCCGGAGGTGATGACGGTAGGCGTGCACTCGGCCAATCAATTGATAGGCCTGCTGGAGAAGATTTCCGTGATCGTCATCGGCCCGGGCCTGGGCGAGGCTTCCTGGGGCAAAAGCCTGTTGTCGGTGGCGGCCAATGCCACGCAGCCGCAAGTCTGGGACGCCGATGCCTTGAACCTGCTGGCCGCGGGCAAGGTCAGCCTGCCCGACAATTGCGTGATCACCCCGCATCCTGGCGAAGCGGCTCGTTTGATGGGGATTTCGACAGCCGAGGTTCAGGCCGATCGCCTTAACGTGGCCCGCGCGTTGAGCCAGAAATTCAATGCGGTAGCGATCCTCAAGGGCGCCGGCAGTTTGATCGCCCGCCCGGACGGTCACGTTGCCCGCTGTGATCAGGGCCACCCGGCGATGGCGACAGCCGGCCTGGGTGACGTGTTGGCTGGCCTGGTCGGTGCTTTACTGGCCCAAGGCATGCCGGCATTCGACGCCGCCTGCCTGGCCGTCTGGTTACATGCCACTGCCGGCGACCGGCAGGGCACCTTCGGTCGCGGGCTGGCCGCCAGCGACCTGATTCCCGCCATTCGTCAGTTGCTGGAGGAGCAATCACCGTGTCTGAAGTAA
- the rsgA gene encoding small ribosomal subunit biogenesis GTPase RsgA — protein MAKRQLNRRQNWRIEKIQGERAARAAKRESSAVEALEGGDLGPEQTGLVIAHFGVQVEVEATEGDSAGQVFRCHLRANLPALVTGDQVVWRAGNQGIGVIVAQLPRTTELRRPDSRGQLKPVAANVDMIVIVFAPLPEPHANLIDRYLVAAEHAGIRPLLLLNKFDLIDEQNAPALNALLAVYRTLGYPVLEVSAHHGNGMEQLQTELDGRISVFVGQSGVGKSSLVNSLLPEVETRVGPLSELSGQGTHTTTTARLFHFPGGGELIDSPGIREFGLGHVSRADVEAGFIEFNDLIGTCRFRDCKHDREPGCALLKALEDGRVQQQRMNSYRSIIASLPETSY, from the coding sequence ATGGCCAAACGCCAGCTCAACCGTCGCCAAAACTGGCGCATCGAAAAGATTCAGGGTGAACGCGCTGCCCGCGCCGCCAAACGTGAATCCTCCGCCGTGGAAGCGCTTGAGGGCGGCGACCTGGGCCCCGAGCAAACCGGCCTGGTGATCGCGCACTTCGGTGTGCAGGTCGAGGTCGAGGCCACAGAAGGCGACTCCGCAGGCCAGGTGTTCCGTTGCCACTTGCGCGCCAACCTGCCTGCGCTGGTCACCGGCGACCAGGTGGTGTGGCGTGCCGGCAACCAGGGCATCGGCGTCATCGTCGCCCAGTTGCCGCGCACCACCGAACTGCGGCGGCCCGACAGCCGTGGCCAGCTCAAGCCGGTGGCGGCCAACGTCGACATGATCGTCATCGTCTTCGCGCCGTTGCCCGAGCCCCATGCCAACCTGATCGACCGCTACCTGGTAGCGGCCGAGCACGCCGGCATTCGCCCGCTGTTGCTGCTGAACAAATTCGACCTGATCGACGAGCAGAACGCTCCGGCGCTCAACGCGCTGCTGGCGGTGTACCGCACCCTCGGCTATCCGGTGCTGGAAGTCTCGGCACATCACGGCAATGGCATGGAGCAGTTGCAGACCGAGCTCGACGGACGCATCAGCGTGTTCGTCGGCCAGTCGGGCGTGGGCAAGTCGTCCCTGGTCAACAGCCTGTTGCCGGAAGTCGAAACCCGTGTGGGGCCATTGTCGGAGCTGTCCGGCCAGGGCACCCACACCACCACCACCGCCCGGTTGTTCCACTTCCCGGGCGGCGGTGAACTGATCGACTCCCCCGGGATTCGTGAATTCGGCCTGGGCCACGTGAGCCGCGCCGATGTTGAAGCGGGCTTTATCGAGTTCAACGACTTGATCGGCACCTGCCGCTTCCGCGACTGCAAACATGACCGCGAGCCGGGTTGCGCCCTGCTCAAGGCCCTGGAAGACGGCCGCGTGCAGCAGCAGCGGATGAACAGCTATCGCTCGATCATCGCCAGCTTGCCCGAGACCAGTTACTAA
- the tsaE gene encoding tRNA (adenosine(37)-N6)-threonylcarbamoyltransferase complex ATPase subunit type 1 TsaE has translation MSEVILFLADEDAMVALGNRIAKATQGSGLIFLEGDLGAGKTTLSRGIIRGLGHEGAVKSPTFTLVEPYEIGSVRAFHFDLYRLVDPEELEYMGIRDYFDEDALCLIEWPDKGTGFLPKPDLTITITPHKQGRQLKLLSQSARGESWCAALALEFK, from the coding sequence GTGTCTGAAGTAATTCTTTTCCTGGCCGATGAAGACGCCATGGTCGCGCTTGGCAATCGTATTGCCAAGGCGACGCAAGGCTCGGGCCTGATCTTTCTGGAGGGTGATTTGGGCGCCGGAAAAACCACCTTGTCCCGGGGCATCATTCGCGGGTTGGGGCATGAAGGTGCTGTGAAGAGTCCTACGTTTACCCTGGTGGAGCCCTACGAGATTGGCTCGGTGCGGGCCTTCCATTTCGATCTGTATCGGCTGGTGGACCCGGAAGAGTTGGAATACATGGGCATCCGCGATTACTTCGATGAAGACGCGTTGTGCCTGATCGAGTGGCCAGATAAAGGCACAGGCTTTTTGCCAAAGCCGGACCTGACCATTACCATTACCCCGCATAAGCAAGGACGTCAGCTGAAGTTGTTGTCCCAGAGCGCGCGCGGCGAGTCGTGGTGCGCCGCTTTGGCATTGGAATTCAAATAA
- a CDS encoding trimeric intracellular cation channel family protein translates to MMLLMLYLIAITAEAMTGALSAGRRGMDWFGVVLIACVTALGGGSVRDVLLGHYPLTWVKHPEYLVLTSIAALVTIFIAPLMRHLRSLFLALDAVGLVAFTLIGCMTALEMGHGMLVASVSGVITGVFGGILRDIFCNDIPLIFRRELYASVSFLAAWFYMLCLYLELPSEQSILLTLFSGFLLRLLAIRFHWEMPKFVYNDDVH, encoded by the coding sequence ATCATGCTGTTGATGCTCTACCTCATCGCCATCACCGCCGAAGCCATGACTGGCGCCTTGTCCGCCGGGCGGCGCGGGATGGATTGGTTTGGTGTGGTGCTGATCGCCTGCGTGACGGCGCTGGGCGGCGGTTCGGTGCGTGACGTGTTGCTCGGCCACTACCCGCTGACCTGGGTCAAGCACCCGGAATACCTGGTGCTAACCTCCATCGCGGCCCTGGTGACGATCTTCATCGCGCCATTGATGCGCCACCTGCGCTCGCTGTTCCTCGCGCTGGACGCCGTGGGCCTGGTGGCCTTTACCTTGATCGGCTGCATGACCGCCCTGGAAATGGGCCACGGCATGCTGGTGGCGTCGGTCAGTGGTGTGATCACCGGGGTGTTCGGCGGCATCCTGCGAGACATCTTCTGCAACGATATCCCGCTGATCTTCCGCCGCGAGCTGTACGCCAGCGTGTCGTTCCTCGCCGCCTGGTTCTACATGCTGTGCCTCTACCTTGAACTGCCCAGCGAGCAATCCATCCTGCTGACACTGTTCAGCGGCTTTCTACTGCGCCTGTTGGCGATCCGCTTTCACTGGGAAATGCCCAAGTTCGTCTACAACGACGACGTGCACTGA
- the queG gene encoding tRNA epoxyqueuosine(34) reductase QueG, whose amino-acid sequence MPAITYDLPALAQSIKDWGRELGFQQVGISGLDLAEHEQHLQRWLDAGYHGEMDYMGAHGSKRSHPEELVPGTLRVVSLRMDYLPGDTQMAQLLAKPEKAYISRYALGRDYHKLIRKRVQQLADRIQAQIGPFGFRAFVDSAPVLEKAIAEKAGLGWIGKNTLVLNRKAGSYFFLSELFVDLPLPVDPPHATEHCGRCTACLDICPTNAFVGPYVLDARRCISYLTIELKSAIPEELRPLIGNRVFGCDDCQIVCPWNRFARPTTESDFKPRHNLDNAELAELFMWDEDKFLSSTEGSPLRRAGYERWLRNLAVGLGNAPSSIPVLEALKARREYPSELVREHVEWALNQHAERQCTSSL is encoded by the coding sequence ATGCCTGCTATTACCTACGACCTGCCCGCCCTCGCCCAATCGATCAAAGACTGGGGCCGCGAGCTGGGCTTTCAACAAGTGGGCATCAGCGGCCTCGACCTCGCCGAGCATGAACAGCACCTGCAACGCTGGCTCGACGCCGGCTACCACGGCGAAATGGACTACATGGGCGCCCACGGCAGCAAGCGCTCACACCCGGAAGAGCTGGTGCCCGGCACCTTGCGCGTGGTGTCCCTGCGCATGGATTACCTGCCCGGCGACACACAAATGGCCCAACTGCTGGCCAAACCCGAAAAAGCCTACATCTCCCGTTATGCCCTGGGCCGCGACTACCACAAGCTGATCCGCAAACGCGTGCAGCAACTGGCCGACCGGATTCAGGCGCAGATCGGCCCGTTCGGCTTTCGTGCCTTTGTCGACAGCGCCCCAGTGCTGGAAAAAGCCATCGCCGAAAAAGCCGGGCTGGGCTGGATCGGCAAGAACACCCTGGTGCTCAATCGCAAGGCGGGCAGCTACTTTTTCCTCAGCGAGCTTTTTGTCGACCTGCCGCTGCCGGTCGACCCACCCCACGCCACCGAACACTGTGGCCGCTGCACCGCCTGCCTGGACATCTGTCCTACCAACGCTTTCGTCGGGCCTTACGTACTGGACGCCCGGCGCTGCATTTCCTACCTGACCATCGAACTGAAAAGCGCGATCCCGGAGGAGCTGCGTCCATTGATCGGTAACCGGGTATTCGGCTGCGATGACTGTCAGATCGTTTGCCCGTGGAATCGTTTCGCCCGGCCTACCACCGAAAGCGATTTCAAGCCCCGGCACAATCTGGATAACGCCGAGTTGGCCGAATTATTCATGTGGGACGAGGACAAGTTCCTCAGCAGCACCGAAGGCTCGCCGCTACGTCGCGCGGGCTATGAGCGCTGGCTGCGCAACCTGGCCGTGGGCCTGGGCAACGCGCCGTCGAGCATTCCGGTGCTGGAAGCGTTGAAGGCGCGCCGGGAGTATCCGTCGGAGCTGGTGCGCGAACACGTGGAGTGGGCTCTGAACCAGCACGCTGAGCGTCAGTGCACGTCGTCGTTGTAG
- the orn gene encoding oligoribonuclease: protein MQNPQNLIWIDLEMTGLNPDTDVIIEMATIVTDSNLNTLAEGPVIAIHHSDAVLATMDEWNTRTHGNSGLTQRVRDSRVSMAEAEAETIAFLEKWVPKGKSPICGNSICQDRRFLYTHMKALESYFHYRNLDVSTLKELAARWAPEVKDSFHKGSTHLALDDIRESIAELQHYRKHFIKF, encoded by the coding sequence ATGCAAAACCCACAGAACCTGATTTGGATCGATCTGGAAATGACCGGTCTGAACCCTGACACCGACGTCATCATCGAGATGGCCACCATTGTCACCGACAGCAACCTCAACACCTTGGCCGAAGGTCCGGTAATCGCCATTCACCACAGCGACGCGGTGCTGGCCACCATGGACGAGTGGAACACCCGCACCCACGGCAACTCGGGCCTGACCCAGCGCGTGCGTGACAGCCGCGTGAGCATGGCCGAGGCTGAAGCTGAAACCATCGCCTTCCTGGAAAAGTGGGTGCCCAAGGGCAAGTCGCCGATCTGCGGCAACAGCATTTGCCAGGACCGCCGCTTTCTTTATACCCACATGAAGGCGCTGGAAAGCTACTTCCACTACCGCAACCTGGATGTGTCGACCTTGAAAGAGCTGGCCGCACGCTGGGCGCCGGAAGTCAAAGACAGCTTCCACAAGGGCAGCACCCACCTGGCGCTGGACGATATTCGCGAATCGATCGCCGAGCTGCAGCATTACCGCAAGCATTTCATTAAGTTCTAA